One Cytophagia bacterium CHB2 genomic window, TCCGCGTGAAGTCGCGGATTTGCGCAAGGCTCTGGTGGCCACCGGCTACGATGTGCGCCTGGCGGACAGCTCCTCGCAAACGCTCGAGCTGATCGAGGCCTTCAAGCCCAATTTGCTGATTTCGGAAGTGCGCATGCCGGTGATGGACGGCCCCCATTTGCTGCAAGAGGTGCGCAACCGCCCTTCAACGCAATCGTTGCTGTTTGTGATGATCGGCAAATTGAAAACGGTCGATGAGCGCGTCAACATTTTGAAACTGTCAATCGATGATTATTTGCAAAAACCGTTTGACATCGACGAGGCCGTGGTGCGCATCGACAATCTCATCAAAGAAATCGAGCTGCTTTCTGCATCTTCGCAGCCGCGCTGGCGGGGATTCAACGGCCAGTTGACCGAAATGAATCTCGTCGATTTGCTGCAGACCATCGAAGTCGGCAAAAAAACCTGCGTCATCAAGCTGCGCGTCAATGATAAAGAAGGCAAAGTCTACATTACCGAAGGCCAGGTGATTGACGCCGAGCTGGGCAGCCTCGAAGCCAAACAGGCTTTGTTGCGCATGTTCACCTGGACGGAAGGCTCGTTTCAAGTCGAATTGCGGCCGCATGAGCGCACGCGCATGCTCACCATTGCCAACCGCGATTTGATTTCCGAAGGCCTGACGCGGCAATACCGCTGGAGCCAGTTGGCCGCGCAATTGCCGCCGCTGCATGCGGCGATCACGCGCGCACACACCAAAACGCCGGTGTTGAACGAGGAAGAACAAGCGCTGATG contains:
- a CDS encoding response regulator, with protein sequence MDRKRILINDKDPREVADLRKALVATGYDVRLADSSSQTLELIEAFKPNLLISEVRMPVMDGPHLLQEVRNRPSTQSLLFVMIGKLKTVDERVNILKLSIDDYLQKPFDIDEAVVRIDNLIKEIELLSASSQPRWRGFNGQLTEMNLVDLLQTIEVGKKTCVIKLRVNDKEGKVYITEGQVIDAELGSLEAKQALLRMFTWTEGSFQVELRPHERTRMLTIANRDLISEGLTRQYRWSQLAAQLPPLHAAITRAHTKTPVLNEEEQALM